One Alkaliphilus sp. B6464 genomic window carries:
- the gatC gene encoding Asp-tRNA(Asn)/Glu-tRNA(Gln) amidotransferase subunit GatC produces MDSIISLAKFTFSEGEKEALREHMADILNYVEILKEIDVKIENLDSNFNKEFAVLREDKIESSFNRESILGNASSKKDGYFMIPNILD; encoded by the coding sequence ATGGATAGTATTATTAGTCTTGCTAAATTTACCTTTAGTGAAGGTGAAAAAGAAGCACTTAGAGAACATATGGCAGATATTTTAAATTATGTTGAAATATTAAAAGAAATAGATGTAAAAATAGAAAATTTAGATAGTAATTTTAATAAAGAGTTTGCAGTTTTAAGGGAAGATAAGATAGAGAGCTCTTTTAATAGAGAGAGTATTCTTGGAAATGCATCTAGCAAAAAAGATGGATACTTTATGATCCCTAATATTTTGGATTAA